AACTGCTGATGAAACTTACCGCTCTTCCCGGAAATTTGTTGAGACGATTATTAATCCGCTGATCAGTGAGTCTTTCCCCAGTGCCGCTGAGAAGGAAGATCTGGAGTTGTACGAGACTGCCTTCCGTGAAACGTCTGCAGCAAAAAACAGTCCTTTGTCAGAAGGTCAACATGCTATTTCTCGCTGTGTTGTTAGTGCAGTTCTGGAGGATGAAAACGTCCGTGGAACAGGAGTCGATATCAGGCATACTGCTGATCTTACTTCAGATTGGCTGGAATGGATCAATGAAAAACAGATCCCAATCGGAGAGAGTCCGGCAATTGGGATCTTGCTCCGTACTTTCACCCACATTTTAGAATATATCCGCATCTTTACTGCCAAAGGGCTTGAGTTTGAAGTACTCTCCAGTAAAGGGCTCTTCAAGCAGCAGGAAAGTTTCGATATCTATCATCTTCTGAGCATCCTGGTGAATCCCCTGGATGATCTGGCGCTGATCGGTGTCCTACGCAGTCCCATATTTGTTTTAACTGATGCTGAGATCCAGGAGCTCCGTGAGTTGGCTGGAGAACGCGTCAATTCTGGCTGGGTTTTCAAGGGTCTGTTGCAAACCCAAACCAAAATCGCTGAGACGATCACCTCCTGGCAACAGGAAGCTGCTCGTGAACCGGTCGATCGTTTGATCAGTAATATTCTAGCTGAGGGAGATCGTCGGTTGGGCTGGATCTCCGAAACTGAGGGAGTGCTGCGGTTGGCCAACCTGGATCGTCTGATCGATATGATCCACCAACTTTCTCTGGAGGGGCTGGGTCTTCGGGAGATCCAGGAATATTTCAAATATCAGATCCAGCACGGGGATGCTTCTCAAGCAGAACTTCCTGGAGCGGCTCGTATTCAGATTCTCTCCATTCATAGAGCCAAAGGGCTTGAGTTCCCCGTTGTGATCCTGCCTGATCTTCAGGCACCACCCAAGCATGAAACCAGTGGAATATTCCTGGGTCAGATCAACGACCAGTGGCAGGCAGGAATCACGTTGGACAGCCTCCACGAAAGTCATAAGACCTGGATGTTTGAACAGATCAAAACCCGAACTCAGGCAGAGGAATTAGCTGAAGATAAACGCCTGTTCTATGTCGCTCTCACCAGAGCTAGATACGGTGTTGGTTTTGTCGCCAGGATCAACCCGAAGCGACAGCCCAGTTCGAATACCTGGTGGAAACGCTATCTGGAGCCTGTGTTTGATCTGGAGTTGGATAAAGAAGCAGTAAGCCGGGATCCACGTGCTGTTCAGAAAGCCTGGCAAGCCCGCTCCACTCCTGAAGTGATTTATGATCTTACAGTGGGTTCTGATCTCCTGGTTGAAAGAGTGGATTTGGTAGAGATCTTAGATTATGAAATGAAAGCGCCCAAGCCAGCACCATCCCCACTCATCTATGAAGAGATCTCACCCCATACCATCATGACCTGGATGGATAAGACCACTTATACCGGATCTGAAGAGCGGCAGCGGGGTGATGATCTGGGTCTGGAAACGTCAGCTCTGACCTTTGGTCGGTTGCTACACCGAGCCATGGAAATGGAATGGTTCGATCTGCAAAGTCATACCGAATCCATCCAGCTTTTCCTGGAAGATGAAGGCGTCCTGAGTTCGGAGGATCAACAACCTTTTCTGGATGATCTTGCAGCGTGTCTGGCCATTTATCGTGAGAGTCAGCTAGCCAAAAAATTGTCAGGACTTGCACACAAAAACAAATTGGCTGAATTGCCAGTGTTTGGATATTTGCAGAGTGAATCTCGAGTTTACAAGGTATCCGGTGTTATCGACCTCCTCTACCAGGATGGTGAAGAATGGGTCGTTCTGGATTACAAAAGCGATAAAGAAATGCCTCAAGAAGCAGAATTGAAGCAATACGCCTACTGGTATCAGATTCAGACCTATTTATGGATTTTGAAGCTGCTATATGGGATCAAGGCCAGGGGAGAGCTTTATTTCAATCGATTCGACCGATTCATACGCATTGAATTTGAAGAAGATCTGTATTTTTCGCGATTGGCAACTCTTGAACAGGGGCACGGACTAAAGCCCGTATTGCCGACTGCTGCAGAACCACCAAGAGAACTCCAAAAGATACTTAAACGACTTGGTTCTCAGTCAGAGACAGTTCTGATCGAGCCAACTCGCAACACTGCTGAGCGGATCACTCAATCTCTAGCAGCTTCAGGTTTGAATCATCCACGACTTCAGATTTTAACCTCAAGCGAATGTCGTAAGATGACCGAACCAGGTGGACGCAGACTGACACCCTATTTGACTCGTCTGGGTGTGGCTCGACTATTAGGCAAAAAGTTACACTGGGGGGTTGTAAACCGGCTGGCAGCGGCGTTCTACAAGGCCACCCAGGGCGAAACAGTTACGATATCAAAAGTGGCTCTATATCAGAGCTTTTTAGAGTGGTGTGATCAGCAGAACATCCTGCCTCCTGGCAAAGGGGAGGATTTGGATCAATTGTCAGGCGAGTTGAAAGTTATCATCGATTCGATTCACTCAACCTCCGTTTCAGACTACCGATTTTTTAGCACATTGGCTGACAAACGTGATGTCATATTTCTGGATCCGCTGCAAGGTGGACGAGCCCGCTCCGGTTTTAACATGAGTAGCAGTGATTGGACGACCCAGACGGACATGCCCAGTAAAGCAGCCGGACATCATTATACACCCTGTTTTTCTACCCATGAAGAAGTGATTCTAGTTGCTGCTCAAATAAGTTCTTTGTTGCAACAGGGAATCGCTCCAGCAGAAATCCAGATAGCTGTTTCATCCATGGAGCGGTATGTTCCTGCCATTGTAAGAGTGTTTGGGCAAGTTGGTATTTCTGTGAGACTCAGTAAGCGAGAACCGGTTATGGAGCGCCCTGTGACCCAGCTGGCTTTGGCTCTTATCCAGGGTCGTGTACTCCACCGCCTGAGCTGGGATCAGGTTATGTCCGTATGGCTTCATCCTTTGGTCTTACCAGCCGGCGCTGTTGGCAATACCCGACTGAAACTTGATATTGAGGTTCGAAAATTGGGATTCACCATGTTGGATGAGTCGTTGCCGGAAAAACTCTCCCACCCCAGATTGAATCAGGCTGCCAAAGATCTATTGAACTTTGTGAAAAAGGACTGGCAGGGGGATCAGGGAGCCGGTTTGGTGAAAGAGGCAGATTGGTTGCTCAAAATGCTGAAGGATTTCCAGTTCACCAAACGGTTGGAACCGGGCAGCGTTGCATCCAAGGCGTATACCTCATTGAAAAACGCAGTTGTGGGCATCAAAAATGACTGGGGTCGCTATCTCGGTCGTCCCGGATCCATGAGGGATCTGAAACGGGAACTGAAAGAACGACTTAAGGGGGTAGAAGTAGCTTCAGTGCAGCAGGGCTTTGGAGTCGATGTGATATCTCTGCTGGATACGTTGAATTTATCCAGTCCACACCTGTTTGTTATGGGATTGACAGAAGGGCAGTTTCCCATGACACCTGATAATAATCCTTATTTGCAGCAATCTGCATTAAACCCCTGGTTCCTCAATCTATTCTTATTCAAGCAATGGCTGAAACGTCCAACTGGCAGTTTACATCTGACTGCACCGCTACGCAATGCCGATGGAGCAGCGCTTCAGGAGAGCACATTTTGTCAATACCTGGAAAAGCAACACTATCCTAAAATTGAGATGGTCAGTTCGGAACAACAACTCCATCAAATGGCTGGAAAAAAAATTATTGGTCCAAGATCAAAACACCAGATCCGCCACAATGAATTACTCCAAAATGCTGGAAGAGGGCAATGGTATGGCGAATTATTGCCCCATGGACAAAAAGGTTTCGAAAACATCTCAGCTTCAGCATTTGATGAATTGATCAAGTGTCCTCAACGCTACTGGTACAGCCGAAAACTTCAGCTAAAACCTGCAGAAACAGATATTGCAGAACGGCAGGAGATAGAAGTGGGAAATCTGGTTCACAAACTCCTGGAAAATTTTGGCAATGAGGGTGGCTTTTTACTGGTTATTAAAGATCTGCCAACCGGTCTGGCAAAACTGGAAGAGGTGGCGCTATCACTTCTGAAGGAACAGGAGATCGATCCGGAAGCAAATTTACTCGACAGCAAATGGAATGAATTGTACTTCAAGAATATCCAGGATCCGCAACGCAATTTGCTAGCTGCCATGCTTGACAGAGAAGCATTAGTTTTAAAGAAGTTTGGTGATAAGGGGTTGCATGAACAAACATTCGGATTTAAAGAAAAGGAGGACTCCTGGCCCGCTTTTGAAATTGAAGGTGAATCCCTGAAACTGTCTCTACGAGGAAAAATTGATCGGGTTTTTTCTGCCGGGAATGCTGTGTGGGCCACTGACTACAAAACCGGCGTAGTCGAGCTTAAGGATAGTCAGGAATTCTGGACCAGTCAGATGCTTTTTTACTATCTCATTCTGAAATCACACTTCCCTGATAAATCAGTTGTGTTGACCTATGAGCAGGTCAAAGCCTTCAAGAAAGATGCCGTTGGTTTCAAAGGCTACATCGGTGATCTGGAATCTGACAATCCGGTGCTGGTCACAAA
This region of Candidatus Neomarinimicrobiota bacterium genomic DNA includes:
- a CDS encoding UvrD-helicase domain-containing protein; the protein is MSIDLNKVFDLSRNVFIEACAGAGKTWLLSKRYAAIIDDFARQQADNPQADLKDTSNILVITFTRKAAAEMSGRIYADLNQLIHDQALEHVPEHFGQHLRCAPPSYKMHLRSTYSRNAISTIDSFCTQILRDQAERLNIDPEFRIQDEADTQRMELETWEGFLRERSHNQDENLKLLLGHLSEYHLNHYVKKLQSHAQLMIGWLEYQANHSPETLQTEFKASHPLPKATGQVEQLLIELVDGLPDQAEMLDPDHEHYRNFADLVGFLSTPIEDDYQYGLELFEFVRRFVLLKDRSNFLKNPSIPSNVWPETWKNEIRTRLRLFKTEIEDLFSCETLMHEIPGKWDLEACTVQHHLAKFFLAYWEVLNKRLQREGVLSFNEVILQTRNLLLDPDIAAHYAKRYTHILFDEFQDTNDLRWDIIRLIAQGGQPILRKQGLFIVGDTKQSIYRFNQADVQVMNRVEKNIAESQGWTLTADETYRSSRKFVETIINPLISESFPSAAEKEDLELYETAFRETSAAKNSPLSEGQHAISRCVVSAVLEDENVRGTGVDIRHTADLTSDWLEWINEKQIPIGESPAIGILLRTFTHILEYIRIFTAKGLEFEVLSSKGLFKQQESFDIYHLLSILVNPLDDLALIGVLRSPIFVLTDAEIQELRELAGERVNSGWVFKGLLQTQTKIAETITSWQQEAAREPVDRLISNILAEGDRRLGWISETEGVLRLANLDRLIDMIHQLSLEGLGLREIQEYFKYQIQHGDASQAELPGAARIQILSIHRAKGLEFPVVILPDLQAPPKHETSGIFLGQINDQWQAGITLDSLHESHKTWMFEQIKTRTQAEELAEDKRLFYVALTRARYGVGFVARINPKRQPSSNTWWKRYLEPVFDLELDKEAVSRDPRAVQKAWQARSTPEVIYDLTVGSDLLVERVDLVEILDYEMKAPKPAPSPLIYEEISPHTIMTWMDKTTYTGSEERQRGDDLGLETSALTFGRLLHRAMEMEWFDLQSHTESIQLFLEDEGVLSSEDQQPFLDDLAACLAIYRESQLAKKLSGLAHKNKLAELPVFGYLQSESRVYKVSGVIDLLYQDGEEWVVLDYKSDKEMPQEAELKQYAYWYQIQTYLWILKLLYGIKARGELYFNRFDRFIRIEFEEDLYFSRLATLEQGHGLKPVLPTAAEPPRELQKILKRLGSQSETVLIEPTRNTAERITQSLAASGLNHPRLQILTSSECRKMTEPGGRRLTPYLTRLGVARLLGKKLHWGVVNRLAAAFYKATQGETVTISKVALYQSFLEWCDQQNILPPGKGEDLDQLSGELKVIIDSIHSTSVSDYRFFSTLADKRDVIFLDPLQGGRARSGFNMSSSDWTTQTDMPSKAAGHHYTPCFSTHEEVILVAAQISSLLQQGIAPAEIQIAVSSMERYVPAIVRVFGQVGISVRLSKREPVMERPVTQLALALIQGRVLHRLSWDQVMSVWLHPLVLPAGAVGNTRLKLDIEVRKLGFTMLDESLPEKLSHPRLNQAAKDLLNFVKKDWQGDQGAGLVKEADWLLKMLKDFQFTKRLEPGSVASKAYTSLKNAVVGIKNDWGRYLGRPGSMRDLKRELKERLKGVEVASVQQGFGVDVISLLDTLNLSSPHLFVMGLTEGQFPMTPDNNPYLQQSALNPWFLNLFLFKQWLKRPTGSLHLTAPLRNADGAALQESTFCQYLEKQHYPKIEMVSSEQQLHQMAGKKIIGPRSKHQIRHNELLQNAGRGQWYGELLPHGQKGFENISASAFDELIKCPQRYWYSRKLQLKPAETDIAERQEIEVGNLVHKLLENFGNEGGFLLVIKDLPTGLAKLEEVALSLLKEQEIDPEANLLDSKWNELYFKNIQDPQRNLLAAMLDREALVLKKFGDKGLHEQTFGFKEKEDSWPAFEIEGESLKLSLRGKIDRVFSAGNAVWATDYKTGVVELKDSQEFWTSQMLFYYLILKSHFPDKSVVLTYEQVKAFKKDAVGFKGYIGDLESDNPVLVTKPTRAKPFLPIAEHEAWSVERIKAETLNYAQYLADNAFPLTTRDEKKACAYCPYKRICRKTALPR